Sequence from the [Clostridium] scindens genome:
AAGGCCGGATGCTGAGATCGACGCGTTCCTTAATTAAGGAAGGTGCCTTATGGAAGAAGCAAAAAAAGAAAATCTAAATCTGAGGACCTTTGTAATTGTTGACAATATGCAGCCCCAGTACGCGGCTGTAACAGGAACCGTATCCAAAGGAGACATCCCGCTTGCGGGGATGAGCGAACTGTACATAGAACTGGCGCCGGGAAGCGGAGTGTATGATCTGCTGAACGCGGCGCTCAAGTCCTCCAACGCCAAGCCTGCCTTCCAGATCGTGGAACGGGAATACGGAGAGATCGAGCTGCATTCTTATTCTCCGGAAGATGTCAAGCAGGCCGGGGAGGCAGTTCTTGAAGCCTGCGGGCTTACAGTGCAGGACCGTATGAAGCCCAAGATCGTGTCCGAGCAGATCATCTCTAATACAGATGCCTATCAGGCACAGCTGATCAACAGGGATTCCAGGCATGGCTCGATCCTCGTTCCTGGGGAGACGCTGTTCATCATGGAAGTAGAGCCGGCGGCCTATATCTCTATCGCAGTAAATGAGGCGGAGAAGAACGCAGACATTAAAGTGGTGACCTTCGACCCGGTGGGACGGTTTGGGAGAATGTATATCTCCGGCTCCCAGAGCGAGGTCAGAAGCGCAAGGGACGCGGCAATCGCGGCAATTACAGGTGTGGAAGGAAGAACATAGCCTATGGGTAACGACATATTTGCAGATTATATCAAAAACCTAAAACAGAATAACGAATCTGCCCGCCCTGCCGTACCTTACGCCGTAGGCCGGGAGAACGTAAGCGCAGGCGGAGGCAGCGAGACGCTGGACGTCCTCAAAGAGATCAGCCAGAAGCTTACCGCCATGCAGACCGTCCGGGAGCCGCAGACAAAAGATCAGGCGGATCTTGCGGTGGCGGGCGGCATGGTCGTGCTGCCGGGTCACGGCGTCTTTAAGGCCGATGTCTATATCAAAGATGGAAAGATCCAGTCCCTGAGCCAGGGAGGAGAAGTCCGTGCGGCAAAGACCATAGACGCTTCGGGAAAATATGTCTGTCCCGGCCTCATTGACCCCCATGTGCATCTGGGGCTGTTTGCCCCGATGGAGACGGATATGGCCTCGGAGACGAAGGCCGCGGTCATGGGAGGCATCACGACCACCGGCGTATTTTTCGGCGGCCCTGCATCCCACTTTTCTACATTTCCGGAGATCGAGGAGCAGGCTGGCAGATATTCTTACACGGATATCATTCCCCACCTTGTGATCGGCAATGAAGAGCAGATGCGGGAGATACCCGATTACGCCCGGTACTTTGGCGTGACATCCTTCAAGGTGTATATGAACGGGA
This genomic interval carries:
- a CDS encoding BMC domain-containing protein, with the protein product MEEAKKENLNLRTFVIVDNMQPQYAAVTGTVSKGDIPLAGMSELYIELAPGSGVYDLLNAALKSSNAKPAFQIVEREYGEIELHSYSPEDVKQAGEAVLEACGLTVQDRMKPKIVSEQIISNTDAYQAQLINRDSRHGSILVPGETLFIMEVEPAAYISIAVNEAEKNADIKVVTFDPVGRFGRMYISGSQSEVRSARDAAIAAITGVEGRT